In Sesamum indicum cultivar Zhongzhi No. 13 linkage group LG8, S_indicum_v1.0, whole genome shotgun sequence, the sequence ATGTGCAAATATTGTGCAATTAATCGGTTCCCATTGCAAATAAAGGCTGTAGGGAGAAGTTATTagccttcatattttttttcttcacttggacctcctttatttttcttcccatACATAAGTGCTAAGGTGCTTGAACAAGGGTAACCCttcaaaatacaataaacAGGTGGTCATCAAGTAGACAATCTTTTATCAAGTGATcatattagtaaatttttaaGGTATAACCTTCAGCAGACAACAATGATCAGGAACACAAATGCATTGTTTTCCCAAAACATGCTTGAACAGAAACAAGGTCTGTTAGCATCTCCAACATCATCAACAATTTGATAAGAGAGCACATTATAGCTTCAACTCATTGTGCCCTGGTATTAGATACATAGTATCATTCCAAGCATTTTTTAAGCACAAAAACGATTATCGCACTGAACTGGGGACAACAGAGTTGTAATGCTCACCAAGCCCGAAAGCATGCCTGTGATATGACAGCATAATACTCAGACTAGACGGTCCAGTCTCGTCACCAGATTTGTACTCCTTTCCCATCTCTACATCAGGAAAAGATCCtgaaaaaatcatgatatgtTTCTTGAGACAATGGGTCAGAGCACCAAGTTCTAGTTGTCCACCCCATGCTGCCGTCGACTCAATTTCCCGACAATAATTCTCAAACCTTTCTGTAAGGGAGTCCTCTGGTTCTCCATCTGCCATATTCTCTGAGAGGAAGAATGGGAGAAAATCCATTGCATGCTTCCGCATATAAGCAGCCACCATTTCCCGAAGCTCTTGGTAAGTATAAGGAGAAGACCCTCCTGAGTGGAGGGCCAACTGATCCTCGACAGCTCGGTAGAGGCAGTGCCCATCGGGCTTGATCTCGTTGATGGTAAATCCAAGGGGCTCTAATTTTTGTTCCAACCtttcattttcaatcaatCGATCACTCACAATCTGGCTCTGCTCTTCTTGTATTCTTTGTTCCCTGGCTGCTTCCTGTTGAGCTCTTTTCTCACGCCTTTTGACGCTCTTACTGGGCTTTGACTGTTCCACATGATTGGTGACTGAAACCCCAGCTATGGCTTTAACTATATTATCAAGATTTCCTTTCTGTTTATCAGTAGTGTTACTATAGCCTAACAAAGCTAGTTCCTCGGCCTGTCTTTCTTTAAGCTTGGTTGAAAGTCGATGTATCTCTTCATCAACTTGCTTCTTCTTAGCCTTCTGCTCAGCCTTGCTGCCTTTGGCTGCGGCCTTTTTCATTGCCATTTCCTTGCTCTGCAGATCATTAGTCTCTTTCCTGCAATTGAAAATTTCGGACATGAGCTGCTAAACAACTTTCACAGTTTGATGGAGAGTACATTGTCTCTTAGCtcatctttttccttctttctctgAACTAACCCACCCAGCCACTCAAATCAATTTCCTGCCTCCACAAGCCCACAGCCCACTCAAGCTCCTTCCCTAGCCCCTGAATCTGCACCTTCAATTCCTACATTCCCTAGTTCTCCAAACTCCAGCCCCTTCCATATCCAATATGTCCCAATCCCTCCCCCCTCCCCAGTCTCAGACATGTGCTCTTTGTGTATGTGTTTTACATGGGTGTAGTCtgtggtatatatatgtcagtgtttgtatgtataaatatgctatggagagagagaaaagatgGGAAGACGTTTTGCAATTTCAATATTAAGCAAATTGGTAAAACGTccgaataataatttattttggttaattcttttttctttcagcGGGCTGTCATTAGACGGACAAAAAGGCCTTTAGGCTCTTTTCAGCTTCCTATTTGCTTATCAGCGCGATTATCCGCTCAAGTAACTTGATTATACTTCAAAAggtgttaatgtaattatcccttttcttTACAAATCATCCATAATACTATGATTTTCTATCTATTCTGGGGATCTCTGCAATTTATCATTGCATTAGCAAAAACAGAGCAAATGTTGCTATCAAATCTACCAGATGTGGATTCAATCTGATTTAActcaataaaacaaaatcgaAAACCTTTTTCAAAGTTCACCAAGGTTTAGAATAAAGAAAATCTTAAATCAGTCTCTATgcaagttttttcttttcttttttttttttttggggggggggggggggggtgggggctTTACTAGAAGGTTAGACATAGAATTAGTACCGGTGTCTAGAAAGCATCTCTTCAAGGGTTTCTTTCTTCTGCTCGGACACATTCTCTGAGATCACTTCAGACAATTTATCATCTACTTGAGGATTGTCAGCCATTTAATTATCCTGAAATCAAACCGTTCAGAATGTTGTACTTTGAATTAATGgaaatctaattaataataagaacCACGGGCATAATAAAAGTAGTTTGAAATACAGTTCAGCCAGTTTGAATAAAACAAGTCGCCTTCATTGGTAATAATCAGATACAAGTAGACCCATGATGGATATCAACACTCTTAACACAGTTAACAAGCCCATTTACCCTTCATATTAAGTTATAACATCtcaaatataatcataaaGCACTAATCAATCACGT encodes:
- the LOC105169098 gene encoding OTU domain-containing protein 6B, which translates into the protein MADNPQVDDKLSEVISENVSEQKKETLEEMLSRHRKETNDLQSKEMAMKKAAAKGSKAEQKAKKKQVDEEIHRLSTKLKERQAEELALLGYSNTTDKQKGNLDNIVKAIAGVSVTNHVEQSKPSKSVKRREKRAQQEAAREQRIQEEQSQIVSDRLIENERLEQKLEPLGFTINEIKPDGHCLYRAVEDQLALHSGGSSPYTYQELREMVAAYMRKHAMDFLPFFLSENMADGEPEDSLTERFENYCREIESTAAWGGQLELGALTHCLKKHIMIFSGSFPDVEMGKEYKSGDETGPSSLSIMLSYHRHAFGLGEHYNSVVPSSVR